The Sandaracinus amylolyticus genomic interval GCCTCCACGCGGTCGTGGTGGTGGACTCGATCACCGGTGGGCCCGCGGGCGGCGGCGTGCGCATGACGCCCGACGTCACGATCGCCGAGATCGCGCGCCTCGCGCGCGCGATGACGTACAAGTACGCGCTGCTCTCGATGCCGGTCGGCGGCGCGAAAGCCGGGATCCGCTTCGATCCGAGCGACCCGGCGCGCGCCGACGTGGTGCGCGCGTTCCTCGAGGCCGCGAAGCCGCTGATCGACGCCGGCGTGTTCGTGCCCGGGCCCGACATGGGCACGACCGCGACCGACTTCGCGAGCAGCGCCGACCTCCACCTCGACGAGCAGCTCACCGGCTACGGCGTGGTCGCCGCGGCGAAGAGCGCGGCGCAGCTCGCGGGACGATCGCTCGAGGGCGCGCGCGTCGCGATCGAAGGGTTCGGCAAGGTGGGCACCGCGGCCGCACGCTTCTTCGTGCGCGAAGGCGCGAAGGTGGTCGCGGTGTCGACGGTGCGCGCCGCGCTCACCTCGAACGACGGCCTCGACGTCGAGCGCCTCGTCGCGGTGCG includes:
- a CDS encoding Glu/Leu/Phe/Val family dehydrogenase, with product MSASETTFDVPGVPFDDLGPRRVVVLHDPGARLHAVVVVDSITGGPAGGGVRMTPDVTIAEIARLARAMTYKYALLSMPVGGAKAGIRFDPSDPARADVVRAFLEAAKPLIDAGVFVPGPDMGTTATDFASSADLHLDEQLTGYGVVAAAKSAAQLAGRSLEGARVAIEGFGKVGTAAARFFVREGAKVVAVSTVRAALTSNDGLDVERLVAVREQQGEAALERAPGVTVQPREALFAVKCDVLVPGARPDAIHRGNVDAIEASLVVPGSNVPYAEGTLEALHARGVVAIPDFVANAGGVLATICALQGLDESTAHGLVGDLIGRNVQRVMKRAQEKNVHPYAAAIEIAREQIANR